CGCATCTATTGGCATAAGCAGCCCGATAAAATCCTTGATGATAGTAATCTACCTTTTGCTAAATGGTTCGTCGGCGGCGAAACCAATTTATGCTATAACTGCGTTGATCGTCATCTGGCAGATCGTGCTGAGCAGGATGCCTACATTTGGCTATCCTCAGAGATTAATCAAGAGCTGATTGAGACCTTTCCAGCTGTTGCTGATGCCTTCGATGATTTAGGTAACAAGGTTGAGTTTTATACTGATTATACCAAGCGCCGCCTGACTTACAATGATCTGTATAAAGAGGTCAATTATTTTGCCGATGTTCTGCAGCGTCATGGCGTGGGCAAGGGCGACCGCGTCATTATCTATATGCCGATGATACTGGAAGCGGCCTATGCGATGCTGGCCTGTGCGCGTATCGGTGCCATCCATTCGGTGGTATTTGGCGGTTTTGCGGCGCACAACTTAGCGATTCGTATGGATGATGCCGAGGCCAAAATGCTTATCACTGTCGACGCCGGTTTGCGCGGCGGTAAAGTGATTAATTATAAGAATCTAGTCAATCAAGGGGTCGAACAAGCGACCAAAAAGCCAGAGCACGTACTGGTGGTTAATCGCGGTATTTTGCCCTTTAAAGCGCAGGAGATAGATGTTGATTATGCCACCGAGCGTCGCCAAAGCTGTGATGCCAATGCCATTGTTGAGCCGGTATGGCTAGAGTCAAATGCACCGTCCTACCTGCTTTATACCTCAGGCACCACAGGTACACCCAAAGGCGTGCAGCGCGATACCGGTGGTCATGCGGTGGCGCTCACTACCTCGATTGATTATATCTATGATGGCAAGGCAGGCGAGACCTTTTGGACCATATCAGACATTGGCTGGGCTGCTGGACATTCTTATACTATCTATGCCCCGCTGCTGGCTGGCATGACCAGCGTCATGTATGAGGGCTTACCGCACCGTCCTAATCCGGGGATTTGGTGGCGAATCGTTGAGGCCAATAAAGTTAATATTTTGTTCACTGCCCCAACGGGTGTGCGGATGCTCAAAAAACAAGACGAGACTTGGATGACTCGCTACGATGTCTCCAGCCTTAAGTCATTCTTTTTGGCCGGAGAGCCGCTTGATGAATCTACCGCTAATTGGTTAACCGAGCATTTAGGCGTGCCGATTTTAGATCATTATTGGCAAACAGAAACCGGCTGGCCTATCTTAAGTCATACGCCCAAATTCAATCACAAACCACACAAACAAGGCTCGCCCGGCTATCCGATGTATGGTTATGATGCGCATGTTATTAATGAAGAAACCAGAGAGCCCTGCGCGGCTAACGAAAAGGGACTGCTGGCTATTAGTGCACCGCTGCCGCCCGGCGCACTAACCACGGTATGGCGTAACGACGAGCGTTTTATCAGTAGCTATTTTAAACTGTTCGATGGCAAGCAATATTCGACCTCAGACTATGCAGTGACCGATGAAGAGGGCTATTTTTATATTCTTGGTCGCACCGATGATGTTATTAATGTCGCTGGTCATCGAATAGGTACGCAAGAGATTGAAGAGGCGATCAGCACCCACCCAGAGATTATAGAATCTGCGGTTGTCGGTATTCAAGATGAGCTAAAAGGCGAGTTACCTATCGCCTTTTGTGTACTGCGAGATCATGAACAAGTAAAAACTACTGAAAACCGCTTTCGTCTTGAGCAGCAAATTATTGGAGCCGTGGTCAAGTCGCTTGGCGGTATTGCCCGTCCAGCCGCCGTATATTTCCCGCAAGCTTTGCCAAAAACTCGCTCTGGTAAAATCTTGCGCCGTGCGATTCGAGCTTTGGCAGAAAATCAGCCTACAGGTGATATGTCGACTTTAGATAATCCACCAGCGATTGATGCGGTCAAGCAGTCTATGAAGGATTATTAATAAAGCCCTTGACCGCAAAATCACATTATTGCTATAGTCAATAACGATACGAATTAAATCATTTTGATTAACATGCTTATAAATAGCTAAACAGAAATCTTCATACCCCAATAAATGACGCCTTGAATGGCAGTCATGCAAACAAGATAAGGACATCTTATGCACCACGTTCAGCAGCTTATCAATGGTCAGTTTAGTGATTCTAATACCAGCGAATGGATTGATATCACCGATCCTGCTACCCAAGAAGTCATCGCCAAAGTCCCGCAAACCACCGATGATGAAATCAATCAAGCCGTTGCTAGCGCCCAAGCCGCCTTTCAAACTTGGCGCAAAACACCCATTACTACCCGCGCCCGTATCTTTTTGAAGTATCAAGCGCTTATCCGTGAACACATGGACGAGCTGGCTGAAATCTTAACTGCCGAGCAAGGTAAAACCATTGCTGATGCGCGCGGTGATGTGTTTCGTGGCTTAGAAGTGGTTGAGCACGCCGCCGGTATTGCTAATCTACAAATGGGCGATTTCGTTGAAAACGTCGCCTCCAATGTTGATACTTATAGTATTTGGCAGCCACTTGGCGTCTGTGCGGGTATCACTCCCTTTAACTTTCCGGCGATGATTCCGCTATGGATGTTCCCGATGGCAATCGCTACCGGCAACACCTTTGTCCTAAAACCCTCCGAGCAAGATCCGATGGTCACCATGCGTTTGGTAGAGCTGGCTGTCGAGGCGGGCGTTCCTGAAGGCGTGCTCAATGTGGTACACGGTGGTAAAGCAACCGTTGATGCGATCTGTGATCATCCCGATATTAAGGCGGTTTCTTTTGTCGGCTCTACCAAGGTCGGCCAACACGTTTATGAGCGTGCTAGCCAATCGGGCAAACGCGCCCAATGTATGATGGGTGCCAAAAACCACGCCGTAATCCTGCCAGATGCCAACAAAGAGCAAACCTTGAATCAGTTAGCGGGCGCAGCTTTTGGCGCCGCCGGTCAGCGCTGCATGGCGCTATCAGTAGTGATATTAGTAGGTGAAGCTGGAGATTGGATCGACGAGATTAAGTCTAAAGCAGAAGGTTTAGTGGTCTCAGCGGGCAAAAATGATAAAGATTTAGGGCCACTGATCTCGCCGCAAGCCAAAGCTCGCGTTGAGCATTTAATTGGCACCGGTGTCGATGAGGGCGCGAGTTTATTATTAGATGGCCGCGGCATTACGGTTGAAGGGTTTGAAAAAGGTAACTTTGTCGGTCCAACTATCTTTGATAATGTCACCAGCGATATGCAAATCTATCAGCAAGAAATCTTTGGTCCGGTACTGTGTATCATGCGTGCTGAGAGCTTAGGCGAGGCTATCGACATTGTGAATGCCAATCCAAACGGCAATGGTACGGCTATCTTTACCCAGTCGGGAGCTGCCGCGCACAAATTCCAGCAGGATATTATGGTCGGTCAAATCGGTATCAATCTGCCTATTCCAGTGCCATTACCAATGTTCTCGTTCTCAGGCTCACGTGCCAGTAAACTTGGAGATCTTGGCCCTTATGGCAAGCAAGCGGTACAATTTTATACCCAAACCAAAACCGTTACCGCACGCTGGTTTGATGACGAAGCGAGCCGTGGTAAAGTAAACACCACCATTTCAATGTAAAATTCATAATTTATAATCATAATTTGTAATATAGTCGGTTGGTTTGAAAGTTATACCTATAATTATTGTTTTGAACTAACCGTATTTTGAATTCATTATAGCTGCACTATTAAGTACAAGGATGACCTCATGGATTTTTCATTAACGGAAGATCAAATTGCCTTTGGGCAAACCGCCAGACAGTTCGCCAAAAAAGAGCTTAAACCTAACGCTGCTGAATGGGATCGAGAGTCTCACTTTCCTGTTGATGTCATCAAAAAGTCAGGTGAGCTTGGGTTTTTGGGCTTATATACCAATCCAGAATACGATGGCTTAGGATTACCGCGCTTGGACTCCGCTATTGTGTTCGAAGAGCTGGCTTGGGGCGATACCTCAGTCGCAGCTTATATGAGCATTCATAACATGGTCGCTTGGATGGTTGGCGAATATGGTAGCGATGCTTTGTGTCAGCAGTATTTGCCCAACATGGTTAGCGGCGAGTGGCTCGGTAGTTATTGCCTAACTGAGCCCAATGCCGGCTCCGATGCCGCCTCCCTGCGGACTAAAGCTGACAAGCAAGGCGACTATTATGTGTTAAATGGCGAAAAAACCTTTATCTCAGGTGCAGGCTCGACCGACGTATTGGTAGTGATGGCGCGTACCGGCGGCGCTGGACCCAAAGGAGTTTCGGCATTAGTGGTCGATGCGCATAGCGACGGTATTGAATACGGTAAGAATGAGCAAAAAATGGGCTGGAAAGCTCAGCCAACACGTACAATCAGCTTTAATAATGTCAAAGTACCTGTAGCTAATCGCTTAGGCGAGGAAGGTCAAGGCTTTAGCATGGCAATGAAAGGGCTAGATGGCGGACGTATCAATATCGGTATTTGTGCGGTAGGAACGGCGCAAGCGGCGCTTGAAACGGCGACCAATTACGTGAAAGAGCGCAGCCAATTTGGCAATCCAATCGCTAACTTTCAGTCGGTACAGTTTAAACTGGCTGATATGCTGACCCAAACTATCGCTGCTCGTCAGATCCTATATTTAGCGGCCAGTAAAGTGGACAATAATGACCCGCAAGCCTCGGTTTATTGTGCGATGGCCAAGCGTTTATCGACGGATCTTAGTTTTGATATTGCCAATCAGGCTCTACAATTGCACGGCGGTTATGGCTATTTAAACGAGTATCCACTTGAGCGTCATGTCCGTGATTTGCGCGTGCATCAAATACTTGAGGGTACCAATGAGATTATGCGAGTCATTGTCTCACGCCAGATGCTACAAGACGAAGCGTTAAGCCAATTACGTTAAAAGGCACGGACCCTTTAATAGTAAATTAAAAAATATCATAAAAATAAAGGATTATTTATGACAGATTATACCAATCTAAAACTGACCATTGATGGTCATATTGCGACGGTAACGCTGCAAAATCCGCCAGCCCATACGTGGACGATGGACAGCCTGCCCGCACTCAAGCAACTGGTTACTGACCTAAATGCCAACGATGAAGTGTATGCGCTCATTATTCACGGTGATGGTGAAAAGTTCTTTTCTGCAGGGGCAGATCTTAATAACTTTGCCGATGGCGACAAAGGCCGGGCGGTTAGTATGGCGATTGCTTTTGGTGAGGCTTTTGAAGCGTTATCCAATTATCGCGGAGTCAGTATTGCCGTTATTAATGGCTATGCGATGGGTGGCGGTCTTGAGTGTGCGCTCGCTTGTGACATCCGTATTGCAGAAGACCATGCGCAGATGGCACTGCCTGAGACTGGCGTAGGTCTATTGCCTTGCGCTGGCGGCACTCAAAACCTACCTTTATTAGTCGGTGAGGGCTGGGCAAAGCGCATGATATTGTGCGGTGAGCGCATCGATGCCGCCACTGCGCTACGTATCGGTTTGGTCGAAGAAGTGGTCGAAAAGGGCAAAGGTTTAGAGAGCGCTCAAGCCTTGGCACAAAAAGCCGCCAAGCAGTCGCCAGTCGCCGTTAGCTATTCTAAGCAGTTGATTCAAGCGGCTAGACATACCCCGCCTGCCCAAAACCTGATCAACGAGCGTGAAGATTTTGTCAAACTATTCGATACCAAGGATCAGCGTGAGGGCGTTCAAGCCTTTTTAGAGAAGCGTAGTCCTAACTGGCAGAATAAATAATTTGTTAACCGCTTGGCATTTTTTATAGTATAAAGTTTTTAGTTCAGCTCATTTTTATATAGATCACTTTCACATAACTATTTTTATATGAGCACTTTTATATAGGTCACTTTTATGACAACAGCGCAAAATACAGATACTAAGTCATCATCACAAGCTCCGGTACTTTTCAATACAGAAGCTACCGACTGTGGGCATTTGATTGGGATTATGACGTTGAACACGCCCAAGTCCTTAAACGCGCTCAGTGTAGAGATGTGTCAGTTATTATCAAATCAACTTGAGCAGTGGCAATCGGATCCAGATGTAGTAGCGATATTATTAAAAGGTGCAGGGGATAAGGCGTTTTGTGCAGGCGGCGATATCCGTAAGCTTTATGACAGTATGTCTGCCGATGCACCAATGCCCAACCCTTATGCCACAGAGTTCTTTAGTCACGAGTATCGCCTTTATCGGCAAATGCACTTTTATCCCAAACCTTTAATACTTTGGGGCGATGGCATCATTATGGGCGGCGGTATGGGACTGATGGCCGCCTGTAGTCATCGTATCGTCACCGAGCGCACCCGTTTTGCGATGCCTGAGATTACCATTGGCTTATTCCCTGACGCCTCTGGTAGTTGGTTCTTGCAGCGGATGCCCGCCGATACTGGTCTATTCTTAGGTCTAACAGGCGCCCACTGTAATGCTAACGATGCGCTATTAGCCAATTTGGCTGAATATGGCGTCGCCAGCGCTGATTACGAGGCTATTTTGCAGCGCCTGACTCAAATTGATTGGCAAGTGATGTTTGATACTAGCTATAGTGAAAGTGCTTATAGTATTACGAGTCGTGCGTTGGCGGCGCATTCGTCAACTATTGCAGAGCTTCCCGCCAGTAAGCTGGCTTTATATTGGCAACCGATTCAGCGTTTAATGAATACTGGTGGGTTAGCTGATATTGATGCCTTGTTGCGTGATGATGAAGCACTAAGTGAGCTCGATGCTGATTTTGCCGCCGATAGCTGGACACAGCGAGCGCTAGCGACTTATCGTCAAGGTTGTCCGGTTACAGCCGCTTTAACGCATAGCCTTTATCATAAAGTGACTGACCTATCGATAGAGCAGGTACTATATTTAGAGCTTAACGTGGCCGTGCACTGCGCCGCTAATCCCGACTTTAAGGAAGGCGTACGGGCGTTACTAATTGACAAAGATAAGAATCCCGAGTGGTCACGCTCTTTAGCAGAATGCTTGACGCCGGAGGGACGCAGTTATATTCAACAGCATTTTGAAAGCCCTTATAGTGCTGGCGAGCATCCATTAAAGGACTGGTTAGGCGCTGATGCGCTTGCCGCCCAACAACTAAGCTAGTTTTAAACCTTTAAACGCTTTAAAATTTCTAAGCTTGTATAAATAAAGCTTTTTATAATAAAAAATTTACCTAAAATCATCAAGGAGCGATGAGATGAGCCCAACTAAACATAGCGATAATCAGGCGACAAAACCAAATATTGCATTCATTGGACTCGGTAACATGGGTGCGCCCATGGCCGAAAATTTACTGAAGGCGGGCTATCCGTTATCGGTATACGATCTATCCGCTGACGCTCTTAAGCGTCTACAAAACGCAGGCGCCACCGTCGCTGATAGCCCTCTATCAGCTGCCACCAACGCTCAAGTCGTTATCAGTATGCTACCGGCTGGCAAGCATGTCCATTCTGTTTATCTGGGCGATAGCGGCTCAAAGGGTTTATTATTATCCTTACCTAAAGGCACGCTGGTGATTGATAGTAGTACCATTGCCGCCGCTGATGCTCGGGTAGTGGCTGATACCGCCAATAAGATGGGCATTGATTTTTTAGATGCGCCAGTTTCAGGTGGTACGGGCGGTGCAGTCGCTGGTAGCCTAACTTTTATCGTGGGCGGTGAAGAGCAAGCTTTTGCAAAAGCCAAACCGATACTGGCGGTTATGGGCAAGAATATCTTTCATGCTGGCGAACATGGTGCGGGTCAAGTCGCCAAAATATGCAACAACATGCTACTAGGTATTTTGATGGCAGGCACAGCCGAAGCTATCAATCTCGGAGTCAAAAACGGTCTTGATGCCAAAGTGTTGTCGGAGATTATGCTACAAAGCTCTGGACGCAACTGGACGCTGGAGGTCTATAACCCTTATCCGCAAGTTATGGACAATGTACCCTCAAGTCACGGTTATAAAGGCGGCTTTATGACGGATCTGATGCAAAAGGATCTTAATCTTGCCATGGAGACTGCAAAAGCGATCGGAGCAGAAACGCCGATGGGAAGTAAAGCTACGGAGCTTTATCAACAGCACAGTGTTGAGCATGGTGATAAAGATTTCTCAAGTATTATGGCCCATCATGATAAATCAGTCTGGTCTTCCTAGTCGGCTATGAGGTGTAAATGTTACAGAGCTTAGCAAGAGACAGTTAAACGTTAAACGCTCAGTTTTTATAACCCTTTATCCCTTATTTATTAACCGCTATAAAAAAAGTCCATTATCATTACCAATATGCAATTGGATTATGATAATGGACTTTTAGCTAGACAAACGATTCTAGCTTTGTAATTCGTAAACCAGTGCTTGTAGGTCTTCAGCGGCAGTACGTAATCGGGGTACATGGGTCAATAGCTCATCTAAAGACACTCGAATAGTCGGAGCATGCAAATATAAAGAAGCCAGGTATCTCGACTTTTTATCTAAAATAGGTACCGATATTGCCACCATTTCCGAAATAAACTCTTCATTGTCGATACCGATACCCGTCTCAGCGATTTTATCAAGCTCTACATTTAATTCATCAATATCGACGATAGTATTCTTGGTAAACTTATCCAAAGATAAGCTCTTGAGTATCTTATTACGGCTAGGCGTGCTAAGTTGACTCAGATATAGCTTGCCTGTTGCCGTACACCACATCGGTGACTTGGCGCCTACCGGTAAGTAAATTTGGATAGGCAACGATGTTTTGACTCGGTTGGTATAAATCATATTCATATGATAGGGCACCCCGATACCGCAAGTCTCCTTGATATCATCAACCAGCCTTTGCAAGATTACCTGACGCTCATTAAAGAACTGGCGCTGTTGCCAAAGCTCAACACTCAAGTTACGTACCCGTTTGCCAGGTATAATACCGCCGCCAATATCAACGGCTACAAAGCCTTCATCGACTAGATTCTGAATCAAACGATGGATAGTAGGCTTTGGAATATCAAGCTCTTTTGAGAGCTCGAGTGGTGAGATAGGTTTAGGCGCATAAGAGACGGCTTCAATAATTTCTAATACACGAGTAATTGATGAAACTTTGGGCATACAAATAGCTCAGTTCATGTTAGATAAGTAATTATTATAACTTAAGTTTCTTACCATGCATAACTCAATATAAGCTAGCATCGAGATAGTTATAAAGGATAGTTATTAGAACAATCATTCTCCCTATCAAAAACAGCTATTGGCAGGCAATAGGAGATACATCAACTAACAAATCACAACATACCGTAATGTTAAGTTATACAATATACATTGAGTTATAGGGGCGAATAGGCGAACATAGAAGTATGTTATATGGGTTCTTATTCAGATGATTTGTGATATTATGCACGCAGTCGCCCAAATGACTGGATAGAAGCAATAAAAAACGAGTTTTTATCGAGGCAAGTAGTAATTATTACAATTACTATGCAATCTTTACATAATGGCAAATAAAAACCTCGTCTTTGGGGGTGACTTTTTCAGCCAAAATTGTTTTAATCTGCTCAACAAAATGATTGTCTAAAATCAGAATCAGACAATCCATGTTTGTGGGCTAGTTATTTCATACTTTAGGAGAGTAATTATGA
This sequence is a window from Psychrobacter jeotgali. Protein-coding genes within it:
- a CDS encoding propionate--CoA ligase, with the translated sequence MSKQTSNSASNPTSSNSAIANQNATFADIYQASINDREQFWGEQAQRIYWHKQPDKILDDSNLPFAKWFVGGETNLCYNCVDRHLADRAEQDAYIWLSSEINQELIETFPAVADAFDDLGNKVEFYTDYTKRRLTYNDLYKEVNYFADVLQRHGVGKGDRVIIYMPMILEAAYAMLACARIGAIHSVVFGGFAAHNLAIRMDDAEAKMLITVDAGLRGGKVINYKNLVNQGVEQATKKPEHVLVVNRGILPFKAQEIDVDYATERRQSCDANAIVEPVWLESNAPSYLLYTSGTTGTPKGVQRDTGGHAVALTTSIDYIYDGKAGETFWTISDIGWAAGHSYTIYAPLLAGMTSVMYEGLPHRPNPGIWWRIVEANKVNILFTAPTGVRMLKKQDETWMTRYDVSSLKSFFLAGEPLDESTANWLTEHLGVPILDHYWQTETGWPILSHTPKFNHKPHKQGSPGYPMYGYDAHVINEETREPCAANEKGLLAISAPLPPGALTTVWRNDERFISSYFKLFDGKQYSTSDYAVTDEEGYFYILGRTDDVINVAGHRIGTQEIEEAISTHPEIIESAVVGIQDELKGELPIAFCVLRDHEQVKTTENRFRLEQQIIGAVVKSLGGIARPAAVYFPQALPKTRSGKILRRAIRALAENQPTGDMSTLDNPPAIDAVKQSMKDY
- a CDS encoding CoA-acylating methylmalonate-semialdehyde dehydrogenase; the encoded protein is MHHVQQLINGQFSDSNTSEWIDITDPATQEVIAKVPQTTDDEINQAVASAQAAFQTWRKTPITTRARIFLKYQALIREHMDELAEILTAEQGKTIADARGDVFRGLEVVEHAAGIANLQMGDFVENVASNVDTYSIWQPLGVCAGITPFNFPAMIPLWMFPMAIATGNTFVLKPSEQDPMVTMRLVELAVEAGVPEGVLNVVHGGKATVDAICDHPDIKAVSFVGSTKVGQHVYERASQSGKRAQCMMGAKNHAVILPDANKEQTLNQLAGAAFGAAGQRCMALSVVILVGEAGDWIDEIKSKAEGLVVSAGKNDKDLGPLISPQAKARVEHLIGTGVDEGASLLLDGRGITVEGFEKGNFVGPTIFDNVTSDMQIYQQEIFGPVLCIMRAESLGEAIDIVNANPNGNGTAIFTQSGAAAHKFQQDIMVGQIGINLPIPVPLPMFSFSGSRASKLGDLGPYGKQAVQFYTQTKTVTARWFDDEASRGKVNTTISM
- a CDS encoding acyl-CoA dehydrogenase family protein, which gives rise to MDFSLTEDQIAFGQTARQFAKKELKPNAAEWDRESHFPVDVIKKSGELGFLGLYTNPEYDGLGLPRLDSAIVFEELAWGDTSVAAYMSIHNMVAWMVGEYGSDALCQQYLPNMVSGEWLGSYCLTEPNAGSDAASLRTKADKQGDYYVLNGEKTFISGAGSTDVLVVMARTGGAGPKGVSALVVDAHSDGIEYGKNEQKMGWKAQPTRTISFNNVKVPVANRLGEEGQGFSMAMKGLDGGRINIGICAVGTAQAALETATNYVKERSQFGNPIANFQSVQFKLADMLTQTIAARQILYLAASKVDNNDPQASVYCAMAKRLSTDLSFDIANQALQLHGGYGYLNEYPLERHVRDLRVHQILEGTNEIMRVIVSRQMLQDEALSQLR
- a CDS encoding enoyl-CoA hydratase, with the translated sequence MTDYTNLKLTIDGHIATVTLQNPPAHTWTMDSLPALKQLVTDLNANDEVYALIIHGDGEKFFSAGADLNNFADGDKGRAVSMAIAFGEAFEALSNYRGVSIAVINGYAMGGGLECALACDIRIAEDHAQMALPETGVGLLPCAGGTQNLPLLVGEGWAKRMILCGERIDAATALRIGLVEEVVEKGKGLESAQALAQKAAKQSPVAVSYSKQLIQAARHTPPAQNLINEREDFVKLFDTKDQREGVQAFLEKRSPNWQNK
- a CDS encoding enoyl-CoA hydratase/isomerase family protein, whose protein sequence is MTTAQNTDTKSSSQAPVLFNTEATDCGHLIGIMTLNTPKSLNALSVEMCQLLSNQLEQWQSDPDVVAILLKGAGDKAFCAGGDIRKLYDSMSADAPMPNPYATEFFSHEYRLYRQMHFYPKPLILWGDGIIMGGGMGLMAACSHRIVTERTRFAMPEITIGLFPDASGSWFLQRMPADTGLFLGLTGAHCNANDALLANLAEYGVASADYEAILQRLTQIDWQVMFDTSYSESAYSITSRALAAHSSTIAELPASKLALYWQPIQRLMNTGGLADIDALLRDDEALSELDADFAADSWTQRALATYRQGCPVTAALTHSLYHKVTDLSIEQVLYLELNVAVHCAANPDFKEGVRALLIDKDKNPEWSRSLAECLTPEGRSYIQQHFESPYSAGEHPLKDWLGADALAAQQLS
- the mmsB gene encoding 3-hydroxyisobutyrate dehydrogenase; translation: MSPTKHSDNQATKPNIAFIGLGNMGAPMAENLLKAGYPLSVYDLSADALKRLQNAGATVADSPLSAATNAQVVISMLPAGKHVHSVYLGDSGSKGLLLSLPKGTLVIDSSTIAAADARVVADTANKMGIDFLDAPVSGGTGGAVAGSLTFIVGGEEQAFAKAKPILAVMGKNIFHAGEHGAGQVAKICNNMLLGILMAGTAEAINLGVKNGLDAKVLSEIMLQSSGRNWTLEVYNPYPQVMDNVPSSHGYKGGFMTDLMQKDLNLAMETAKAIGAETPMGSKATELYQQHSVEHGDKDFSSIMAHHDKSVWSS
- a CDS encoding IclR family transcriptional regulator; this encodes MPKVSSITRVLEIIEAVSYAPKPISPLELSKELDIPKPTIHRLIQNLVDEGFVAVDIGGGIIPGKRVRNLSVELWQQRQFFNERQVILQRLVDDIKETCGIGVPYHMNMIYTNRVKTSLPIQIYLPVGAKSPMWCTATGKLYLSQLSTPSRNKILKSLSLDKFTKNTIVDIDELNVELDKIAETGIGIDNEEFISEMVAISVPILDKKSRYLASLYLHAPTIRVSLDELLTHVPRLRTAAEDLQALVYELQS